In a genomic window of Candidatus Binataceae bacterium:
- a CDS encoding YggT family protein, with amino-acid sequence MIFWNQLIGWTLTTIYQLLNIYFWIVFVAVLLTWIEPNPYNPIVRFLYSVTEPVFDFVREHLPTVFGGIDLSPMVVLLAIGFLQRVVITSLLQYLTIGAAPSFG; translated from the coding sequence GTGATCTTCTGGAACCAACTCATCGGCTGGACGCTCACGACTATCTACCAGCTGCTCAACATCTATTTCTGGATCGTCTTCGTCGCCGTGTTGCTGACCTGGATCGAGCCCAACCCGTACAACCCGATCGTGCGCTTTCTCTATTCAGTCACCGAGCCGGTGTTCGACTTCGTGCGCGAGCATCTGCCGACAGTTTTTGGCGGCATCGACCTCTCTCCGATGGTGGTGCTGCTCGCCATCGGCTTCCTTCAGCGGGTTGTGATCACGAGTCTGCTTCAGTACCTGACCATCGGCGCGGCCCCATCGTTTGGATAA
- the proC gene encoding pyrroline-5-carboxylate reductase — protein MKKLGFIGGGNMAEALMRGLVEGQVFTPADLIASDVDAARRRQIKRKLKIDATADNLEVVRNARAILFAVKPQNIDEVLREIATVFAPPAAKTTARSGKTPRSLAAKDRLFISIAAGITLGRFAAAFGAAARVVRVMPNAPAMVGQGMAAMVRAPGASKADEAFALRLFRAVGDAVALDDETLLDAVTALSGSGPAYVYLFVKALTDAGVAEGLPPALSLRMALKTVRGAEENMRQSPLDAAELIRIVASPGGTTEAALRKFAESGFSDIVSKALHAAAERSRDLGRN, from the coding sequence ATGAAAAAGCTGGGTTTTATCGGGGGCGGCAACATGGCCGAGGCGCTGATGCGCGGGCTGGTTGAGGGCCAGGTCTTCACGCCCGCCGACCTCATCGCCTCCGACGTCGACGCCGCGCGCCGCCGGCAGATCAAACGCAAGCTCAAGATCGACGCTACCGCCGACAACCTCGAAGTAGTTCGCAACGCGCGCGCGATTCTCTTTGCCGTCAAGCCGCAGAATATCGACGAGGTGCTGCGCGAGATCGCGACCGTCTTCGCCCCGCCGGCCGCGAAAACCACGGCGCGCAGCGGGAAAACTCCGCGCTCACTCGCGGCCAAAGACCGCCTCTTCATCTCGATCGCTGCGGGCATCACGCTCGGTCGCTTTGCCGCCGCCTTCGGAGCCGCCGCGCGGGTCGTTCGCGTGATGCCGAATGCGCCCGCGATGGTCGGGCAGGGCATGGCCGCGATGGTGCGCGCGCCCGGCGCCTCCAAGGCCGACGAAGCTTTCGCGCTGCGCCTCTTCCGCGCCGTCGGCGACGCCGTGGCGCTCGACGACGAGACCTTGCTCGACGCCGTGACGGCTCTCAGCGGTAGCGGCCCAGCCTACGTCTATCTCTTCGTCAAGGCGCTGACCGACGCCGGAGTCGCCGAGGGCCTCCCGCCCGCACTTTCACTCCGGATGGCGCTCAAGACCGTGCGCGGTGCGGAGGAGAATATGCGCCAGTCGCCGCTCGACGCCGCCGAACTCATCCGCATCGTCGCCTCACCCGGCGGCACCACCGAGGCTGCCCTGCGTAAGTTCGCCGAGTCCGGCTTTTCTGATATTGTCTCTAAAGCCCTGCATGCCGCCGCTGAGCGCTCTCGCGATCTCGGCCGCAACTAA
- a CDS encoding glycosyltransferase family 2 protein, with protein MLPKVTILIPTYRRPQPLRRALKSALAQTFRDFEVQVCDDASGDETAAVTAEFAARDRRVKYVGRAQNLGMIGNFVRSTEDVRTPFFTVLDDDDVAMPDFLESGLAQLERFSEAPIYCGLLVFCSEAGDCLGAPAAPGAEGLHQPPALMEMMRSQSLGGVIFRTEGLRRAGGLDAEINFSFDTDLLWRIAARWPIVVGRQPGVLHFVYDASVGNSLRAEISLKALRRMYTKTQNDVRDCSAEAMARLREVISDSYARLALHAIQTGQLESAAAAGRVLRLEMNRRLVGLCFERIAASPRLSRPIARLVHNTRGWQQSRRMRKFRHFNPLIRQALQALA; from the coding sequence GTGTTGCCCAAGGTTACGATTCTGATTCCAACTTATCGGCGGCCGCAGCCTTTGCGACGGGCGCTCAAGAGTGCGCTGGCGCAAACCTTCCGAGACTTTGAAGTCCAGGTTTGCGACGATGCCTCCGGCGATGAGACGGCGGCGGTCACGGCGGAGTTCGCCGCTCGTGACCGCCGGGTCAAATATGTCGGGCGCGCACAGAATCTGGGCATGATCGGTAATTTCGTGCGCTCGACCGAGGACGTCCGCACGCCATTTTTTACGGTGTTGGATGACGACGACGTCGCCATGCCGGATTTCCTCGAGTCGGGTCTGGCGCAACTGGAGCGTTTCAGCGAAGCTCCCATATATTGCGGATTGCTCGTGTTCTGTTCGGAGGCGGGCGACTGTCTCGGCGCGCCGGCCGCGCCGGGCGCCGAGGGGCTGCATCAGCCGCCGGCGTTGATGGAAATGATGCGCAGCCAGAGCTTGGGCGGAGTCATCTTCCGCACCGAGGGACTGCGGCGCGCGGGCGGCCTCGATGCGGAGATAAATTTCTCTTTCGATACGGATCTCCTCTGGCGCATCGCCGCGCGCTGGCCGATCGTGGTGGGACGGCAGCCCGGCGTCCTGCACTTCGTCTATGACGCCTCGGTCGGAAACTCATTGCGGGCGGAGATTTCACTGAAGGCGCTGCGCCGCATGTACACGAAGACCCAGAACGACGTGCGGGATTGTTCCGCTGAGGCCATGGCGCGGCTGCGCGAGGTTATCAGCGATTCCTACGCCCGCCTGGCGCTCCATGCGATTCAAACCGGTCAGCTCGAATCAGCCGCGGCGGCGGGCCGAGTCCTGCGGCTGGAAATGAATCGGCGGCTGGTCGGATTGTGCTTCGAGCGGATCGCCGCGTCCCCGCGGCTCTCGCGTCCGATTGCGCGCTTGGTGCATAACACCCGCGGATGGCAGCAGTCTCGCCGCATGCGCAAGTTCCGTCATTTCAATCCGCTTATAAGGCAAGCTCTACAAGCCTTGGCCTGA
- a CDS encoding acetyl-CoA hydrolase/transferase C-terminal domain-containing protein produces MPREIKLEDLDLAGIIHPGEQVVWGQGIGEPATLVEKLLEQRHRIGRAEVFLAGVRSRQTLKPEHADVLSFTSFGAMGNLLALSRAGMLRVLPAHLSQLKGYFDSGAIRSDVVFVQLSEPDESGAYSFGIANDFQQFAIARARVVIAEVNAELPWTYCDGQIAPERIDYLVRTSRPLPQSRPQPISAIEEKIAGHICGYIEDGTTIQIGVGAIPDAVLAQLGDRRDLGFHSGLISDRVADLIEAGVVTNARKPIDTGITAAALLVGTERLYRFAHKNRAIRLFTYMHTHGANVLCRLGKFVAINSAIEVDLSGQINAETAAGEYIGGTGGQGDFVRGAQLASAGRAIIALPSTARNDINSRIVPALADGIVTTPRSDADVIVTEFGAAELRGRPLAERARRLAAISHPNFRPALEAAAQRIT; encoded by the coding sequence ATGCCGCGCGAGATCAAGCTCGAGGACCTCGATCTCGCGGGCATCATTCATCCGGGCGAGCAGGTCGTCTGGGGCCAGGGGATCGGCGAGCCCGCGACGTTGGTCGAAAAGCTGCTCGAACAGCGGCATCGGATCGGCCGCGCCGAGGTCTTTCTCGCGGGCGTCCGCTCGCGCCAGACTTTGAAGCCCGAGCACGCCGACGTCCTGAGTTTCACCAGCTTCGGCGCGATGGGTAATCTGCTGGCGCTCTCCCGCGCCGGAATGCTGCGCGTCTTGCCGGCTCATCTTTCGCAATTGAAGGGCTACTTCGATAGCGGCGCCATTCGCAGTGACGTGGTTTTCGTCCAACTGAGCGAGCCCGACGAAAGTGGCGCCTACAGCTTCGGAATCGCCAACGACTTCCAACAGTTCGCGATCGCGCGGGCGCGCGTCGTTATCGCCGAGGTCAATGCCGAGCTGCCGTGGACCTATTGCGACGGGCAAATTGCGCCGGAACGCATCGATTACCTCGTGCGCACGTCGCGCCCGCTGCCGCAATCCCGGCCCCAGCCAATTTCTGCGATCGAAGAAAAAATCGCCGGCCACATCTGCGGTTACATCGAAGATGGGACGACGATCCAGATCGGCGTCGGCGCGATTCCCGACGCCGTGCTCGCGCAGCTCGGCGATCGCCGCGACCTCGGCTTTCATTCCGGACTGATCAGCGATCGCGTCGCCGACTTGATCGAAGCCGGGGTCGTCACCAACGCCCGCAAACCGATCGATACCGGCATCACCGCCGCAGCGTTGCTGGTCGGCACCGAGCGGCTCTACCGCTTCGCCCACAAAAACCGCGCGATTCGCCTCTTCACCTACATGCATACGCATGGCGCGAACGTCCTCTGTCGCCTCGGCAAATTCGTTGCGATCAACTCCGCGATTGAGGTGGACCTGAGCGGCCAGATCAACGCCGAGACTGCAGCCGGCGAATATATCGGCGGCACCGGCGGACAGGGCGACTTCGTGCGCGGCGCACAGCTCGCCTCGGCCGGGCGCGCGATCATCGCGCTGCCTTCGACTGCGCGCAACGACATCAACAGCCGGATCGTGCCCGCCCTGGCCGACGGCATCGTTACGACCCCGCGCAGTGACGCCGACGTCATCGTCACTGAGTTTGGCGCGGCCGAGCTGCGCGGCCGTCCGCTCGCCGAGCGTGCCCGCCGCCTGGCGGCTATCAGCCATCCGAATTTCCGCCCAGCCCTTGAAGCCGCCGCCCAGCGGATCACGTAA